Proteins from a genomic interval of Actinoalloteichus hymeniacidonis:
- a CDS encoding sensor histidine kinase, with the protein MINRRRVLESWRRLDVVVRDLPVALLLACASLMPAFHSHGTRLGGIPDRPFDALALAAVLLQCLPLAFRRRIPTGCLYLTAIGLCIDQIAGYHTLAGTGFSLAVLSAGAHIQQYRRSTALVLSVGYVLLTIVFNQLGYGEPLGEFVTFYLAVVLVWFIGVWWRRTRAAEAERRRLIAEETRTAERTRIARELHDVVTHHVTSMVVQAEAARYLTAAPDRLDQSLTSVATTGRRAITDLRHLLDVLNPDYDTEAGSPPAASLHTLVEQTRQAGQPVEFIQEGKPVEQAGSAYLVVYRVVQEALTNALKYAKGARTSVQVQHAEDEITVEIGTDDSGSRAASLGGSGRGLTGLRDRVDVLGGDFQAGQRPGGGFFVRVRIPAENPS; encoded by the coding sequence GTGATCAACCGCCGGCGCGTCCTGGAAAGTTGGCGCCGACTCGACGTTGTGGTCCGGGATCTCCCCGTCGCGCTGCTCTTGGCCTGTGCTTCCCTGATGCCCGCATTCCACAGCCACGGCACCCGACTCGGCGGGATACCGGACCGCCCTTTCGACGCGCTGGCTTTGGCGGCGGTCCTCTTGCAATGTCTGCCGCTCGCCTTCCGCAGACGAATCCCCACCGGCTGTCTCTACCTGACCGCCATCGGGCTGTGCATCGACCAGATCGCTGGCTACCACACCCTCGCGGGCACCGGATTCTCCCTCGCAGTGCTGAGCGCAGGCGCGCACATCCAGCAGTATCGAAGGAGCACCGCGCTGGTGCTCTCCGTGGGATATGTACTGCTGACGATCGTCTTCAACCAACTCGGTTATGGCGAGCCGCTCGGTGAGTTCGTGACCTTTTACCTCGCTGTGGTCCTCGTCTGGTTCATCGGGGTGTGGTGGCGCCGCACCAGAGCGGCAGAAGCCGAACGCCGACGCCTCATCGCCGAGGAGACCCGAACCGCCGAACGGACTCGCATCGCTCGCGAACTCCATGACGTCGTGACTCACCATGTGACATCGATGGTCGTACAGGCCGAGGCGGCGCGATATCTGACCGCCGCGCCGGATCGTCTCGACCAGTCTCTGACCTCGGTCGCCACCACCGGTCGCCGGGCCATCACCGACCTGCGGCATCTGCTGGACGTCCTCAACCCCGATTACGACACCGAGGCGGGCTCACCACCCGCGGCCAGCCTCCACACCCTGGTGGAGCAGACACGCCAGGCGGGCCAGCCGGTGGAATTCATTCAGGAAGGCAAGCCTGTGGAGCAGGCAGGCAGCGCCTACCTGGTCGTCTATCGAGTGGTGCAGGAGGCTCTGACCAACGCCCTGAAATACGCGAAGGGCGCCCGAACCTCGGTCCAGGTGCAGCACGCCGAGGACGAGATCACCGTGGAGATCGGGACCGATGATTCCGGCTCCCGTGCCGCATCTCTCGGCGGCAGCGGACGAGGACTGACCGGACTACGTGACCGGGTCGACGTCCTCGGCGGTGACTTCCAGGCTGGACAACGGCCGGGCGGCGGATTCTTCGTACGGGTGCGGATACCTGCGGAGAACCCGTCGTGA
- a CDS encoding ArsR/SmtB family transcription factor: protein MFVALADPTRRAVVRRLGRGPTSVGDLAREFPMTLPSFMKHVRTLESNGLIRTVKSGRVRTCVLSRERLALVDDWLAEQRHIWEERTDRLEQFVTARPGGEHTVNPDLDLALERIIRAPRATVWNAWTDPTRLAQWWIPSPTRCQVDRLEARPGGAFVTRMSDDGAEFVPHLDACFLAVDELERIVFTNAVDSSWRPADPAPVAMTATITFGEHPDGTDYRIVLRHRDPEARALHEKLGFADGWGTVASQLAAFAENEAAR from the coding sequence GTGTTCGTCGCGCTCGCCGACCCGACCCGGCGAGCCGTCGTGCGGCGCCTCGGGCGCGGGCCGACGAGTGTCGGCGACCTCGCGCGTGAGTTCCCGATGACGCTCCCCTCGTTCATGAAGCATGTCCGGACGCTCGAATCGAACGGGCTCATCCGCACGGTCAAGTCCGGCCGGGTACGCACCTGCGTGCTCAGCCGCGAGCGGCTCGCCCTCGTCGACGACTGGCTCGCCGAGCAGCGTCACATCTGGGAAGAACGCACCGACCGCCTCGAACAGTTCGTCACCGCCCGCCCCGGAGGAGAACACACCGTGAACCCTGATCTCGACCTGGCCCTGGAGCGGATCATTCGCGCCCCGCGCGCAACCGTGTGGAACGCGTGGACCGATCCGACCCGGCTCGCACAGTGGTGGATCCCGTCGCCGACCCGCTGCCAGGTGGACCGCCTCGAGGCTCGGCCCGGCGGGGCGTTCGTGACGCGGATGAGCGACGACGGAGCCGAGTTCGTCCCGCACCTTGACGCATGCTTCCTCGCCGTCGACGAACTCGAGCGGATCGTGTTCACCAACGCGGTCGACAGCTCATGGCGTCCGGCCGACCCCGCCCCGGTCGCGATGACCGCCACGATCACTTTCGGCGAGCACCCGGACGGCACGGACTACCGGATCGTCCTCCGCCACAGGGACCCAGAAGCCCGTGCGCTGCACGAAAAACTCGGCTTCGCCGACGGCTGGGGCACCGTCGCGAGTCAGCTGGCCGCATTCGCCGAGAATGAGGCCGCACGATGA
- a CDS encoding dihydrofolate reductase family protein, with amino-acid sequence MKITLTEFVTLDGVSQGPGSPEEDTTGGFACGGWLVPYLDETFVQRTSEWLDVADGLLFGRRTYEAFARDWPEITDPADPYTERMNTLPKYVVTNTLTEGAWHPTTVLTGDPVHSVAELKARPGRELQIHGSACLGDALLSAGLIDVLRLAVAPVVLRTGRRFLSGPGLPSGLRLVRHEATPKGLLLLEYEPTDQVPQGEYEGVTDFV; translated from the coding sequence ATGAAGATCACCCTCACCGAGTTCGTCACGCTCGATGGCGTCAGCCAGGGACCGGGCTCGCCGGAGGAGGACACCACAGGCGGTTTCGCCTGCGGCGGCTGGCTCGTGCCCTACCTCGACGAGACCTTCGTCCAGCGCACTTCCGAATGGCTCGACGTCGCGGACGGCCTGCTATTCGGCAGACGTACCTACGAGGCGTTCGCGCGCGACTGGCCGGAGATTACCGATCCGGCCGATCCCTACACCGAGCGGATGAACACGCTGCCGAAGTACGTCGTGACGAACACCCTCACCGAGGGGGCCTGGCATCCCACGACCGTGCTGACCGGCGACCCGGTGCACTCGGTCGCCGAACTCAAAGCACGACCGGGGCGGGAACTCCAGATCCACGGCAGTGCCTGCCTCGGCGACGCGCTGCTGTCGGCAGGCCTGATCGACGTGCTCCGGCTCGCCGTCGCGCCCGTGGTTCTCCGGACCGGCAGGCGCTTCCTGTCCGGACCCGGCCTGCCGTCCGGCCTCCGCCTCGTCCGCCACGAAGCGACGCCGAAAGGCCTGCTGCTTCTCGAGTACGAGCCGACGGACCAGGTACCCCAAGGCGAATACGAAGGCGTCACCGACTTCGTCTAG
- a CDS encoding VOC family protein, producing MSRLRDIVVDCGHPASLAQFWAEALTDYEVAPYDEAELARLRAEGIDGPEDDPLVLVQPISGIGPRLFFQLVGEAKTTKNRVHLDLHCEDLAAETQRLIDLGATPLSRTDDWVVLADPEGNEFCVQ from the coding sequence ATGTCGCGGCTGCGGGACATCGTCGTCGACTGCGGACACCCGGCCTCGCTCGCCCAGTTCTGGGCCGAGGCGTTGACCGATTACGAGGTGGCCCCCTACGACGAGGCGGAACTCGCCCGACTCCGTGCCGAGGGGATCGACGGCCCGGAGGATGACCCACTCGTTCTTGTCCAGCCGATCAGCGGTATCGGGCCGAGGCTGTTCTTCCAACTCGTCGGCGAGGCCAAGACGACGAAGAACCGGGTCCACTTGGACCTGCACTGTGAGGACTTGGCCGCCGAGACACAGCGATTGATCGATCTCGGCGCGACACCGCTGAGTCGGACCGACGACTGGGTCGTGCTCGCCGACCCGGAGGGAAACGAGTTCTGCGTGCAGTGA
- a CDS encoding glycoside hydrolase family 6 protein, translating to MRSDSPSKAKQLRRRRGTAAASALVLASGLLLAVGQTASGADDPTPTQQRVDNPYEGATPYVNPIWAANAASEPGGSAIADEPTFVWMDRISAIEGNGSPTTGDYGLRDHLDEAVTQGADLFQVVIYNLPGRDCAALASNGELGPDELPRYESEYIDPIAEILSDPAYADLRIVTIIEIDSLPNLITNVGGRETATPQCDEMLANGNYVNGVGYALDQLGAIPNVYNYIDAGHHGWIGWEDNFAPSANLFFEAANANGATPDDVHGFIANTANYSALTEDNFAIGDTINGQPIRGESSWIDWNNYVDELSFAQAFRQQAISSGFNSDVGMLIDTSRNGWGGSERPTGPGPETSADEYVDGGRYDRRIHLGNWCNQSGAGLGERPTVAPAAGIDAYVWAKPPGESDGASEEIPNDEGKGFDEMCDPNYEGNPRNQYNMSGALPDAPLSGHWFSAQFQELLENAHPPLN from the coding sequence ATGAGATCTGACTCCCCAAGTAAGGCGAAGCAATTACGTCGCCGTCGCGGCACCGCCGCAGCATCGGCGCTGGTTCTCGCTTCCGGACTACTACTCGCAGTGGGGCAGACCGCCAGTGGTGCCGACGACCCGACGCCTACCCAGCAGCGGGTCGACAACCCCTATGAGGGCGCCACGCCCTACGTGAACCCGATCTGGGCGGCCAATGCCGCCTCGGAGCCCGGTGGCTCGGCGATCGCCGACGAACCCACGTTCGTCTGGATGGACCGGATCAGTGCGATCGAAGGCAATGGCAGCCCCACGACGGGCGATTACGGCCTTCGGGACCATCTCGATGAGGCGGTCACCCAGGGCGCCGACCTGTTCCAGGTCGTCATCTACAACCTGCCCGGCCGCGACTGCGCCGCGCTGGCCTCCAACGGCGAGCTCGGACCGGACGAACTGCCCCGGTACGAGTCGGAGTACATCGACCCGATCGCGGAGATCCTGAGCGACCCGGCCTACGCGGACCTGCGCATCGTGACGATCATCGAGATCGACTCGCTGCCGAACCTGATCACCAACGTCGGTGGCCGGGAAACCGCGACCCCGCAGTGCGACGAGATGCTGGCCAACGGCAACTACGTCAACGGCGTCGGCTACGCGCTCGACCAGCTCGGTGCGATTCCCAACGTCTACAACTACATCGACGCCGGTCACCACGGCTGGATCGGCTGGGAGGACAACTTCGCTCCGTCCGCGAACCTGTTCTTCGAGGCCGCCAACGCCAACGGTGCCACCCCGGACGACGTGCACGGCTTCATCGCCAACACCGCGAACTACAGCGCTCTGACCGAGGACAACTTCGCCATCGGTGACACGATCAACGGTCAGCCGATCCGCGGCGAGTCCAGTTGGATCGACTGGAACAACTATGTGGACGAACTGTCGTTCGCCCAGGCGTTCCGCCAGCAGGCCATTTCCTCCGGCTTCAACTCCGACGTCGGGATGCTGATCGACACCTCCCGCAACGGCTGGGGCGGCTCCGAGCGTCCCACGGGCCCCGGCCCCGAGACCAGCGCCGACGAGTACGTGGACGGCGGCCGCTATGACCGCAGGATCCACCTCGGCAACTGGTGCAACCAGTCCGGTGCCGGCCTCGGTGAGCGTCCCACCGTCGCACCCGCCGCCGGAATCGACGCCTACGTCTGGGCCAAGCCGCCGGGAGAGTCCGACGGCGCCAGCGAGGAGATCCCGAACGACGAGGGCAAGGGCTTCGACGAGATGTGCGACCCGAACTACGAGGGCAACCCGCGTAACCAGTACAACATGTCCGGTGCGCTTCCCGACGCGCCGCTGTCCGGGCACTGGTTCTCCGCGCAGTTCCAGGAGCTGCTGGAGAATGCTCACCCGCCCCTCAACTGA
- a CDS encoding flavoprotein — translation MIGVVAAATGGLGELRSGLIEPALNRGFRVGVTLTPTAARWLAAAGELDAIAAATGLPVRSQSRLPTEARPHPPVDCYVFAPASANSVAKLALGIGDNQALTQLGEALGDPTVPVVVFPRINAAHARHPAWPGHLAALRSAGAILVEGPAVFPLAEPAEKPVRPLPWPAILTAAAEALSSPL, via the coding sequence ATGATCGGTGTGGTGGCCGCAGCCACCGGCGGCCTCGGAGAACTGCGGTCCGGTCTGATCGAACCTGCCCTGAACAGGGGTTTTCGTGTCGGCGTGACGCTGACTCCGACTGCGGCCCGCTGGCTGGCCGCCGCAGGCGAGCTCGACGCGATCGCGGCTGCGACCGGGTTGCCGGTGCGGTCGCAATCCCGGCTTCCGACCGAGGCGCGTCCGCATCCGCCGGTCGATTGCTACGTCTTCGCACCGGCCTCGGCGAACTCCGTCGCGAAGCTCGCGTTGGGGATCGGCGACAACCAGGCACTCACCCAGCTCGGCGAGGCACTCGGTGATCCGACGGTGCCGGTGGTGGTGTTTCCCAGGATCAATGCCGCGCATGCCCGGCACCCGGCGTGGCCGGGACATCTGGCCGCGTTGCGCTCGGCGGGGGCAATCCTGGTCGAGGGGCCCGCAGTGTTCCCACTGGCCGAACCCGCCGAGAAGCCGGTCCGCCCGCTGCCCTGGCCCGCGATCCTGACTGCGGCGGCCGAGGCGTTGTCGTCGCCGTTGTGA
- a CDS encoding aromatic ring-hydroxylating oxygenase subunit alpha: MTTTDGPTALVATLPGHYYTDQKIFEAEQERIFESDWICAARAADLRVAGDFRTVQVGRESVLIVLGRDGELRAFLNICRHRGARLCLAEQGTVRRSLQCPYHAWTYGLDGRLIAAPNLASLGSVDRTEYGLLPVRLRQWLGYLWVCLAAEPPSFEDTVIDAVTERLGTPAAVQRYRVEELALGRRISYDVAANWKLIVENFMECYHCATIHPELTEVLPEFAEGYAAQYYVGHGAEFAAEARGFTVDGRPGFDSLPDIAPDQDRRYYAATIRPQVFLNLVPDHVILHRMYPLSADRTLVECDWLYSTEVVESGADVSASVELFDRVNRQDFEACERCQPAMASRAYARGGVLVPVEHHIAEFHHWLTTRLGSDAC, translated from the coding sequence ATGACCACCACCGATGGCCCGACGGCCCTGGTTGCCACCCTGCCCGGTCACTACTACACCGATCAGAAGATCTTCGAGGCCGAGCAGGAGCGCATCTTCGAATCCGACTGGATCTGTGCGGCTCGGGCCGCCGACCTGCGTGTTGCCGGGGACTTCCGAACCGTGCAGGTCGGCAGGGAGAGCGTCCTGATCGTGCTCGGCCGAGACGGCGAGCTGCGCGCCTTCCTCAACATCTGCCGACACCGAGGGGCCCGGTTATGTCTCGCGGAGCAGGGGACGGTTCGACGCAGCCTGCAATGTCCCTACCACGCCTGGACCTACGGCCTGGACGGGCGACTGATCGCCGCGCCCAACCTGGCCTCGCTGGGGTCGGTGGATCGCACCGAGTACGGCCTGCTGCCCGTGCGGCTCCGGCAGTGGTTGGGCTACCTCTGGGTATGTCTGGCAGCCGAGCCGCCGTCCTTCGAGGACACCGTGATCGACGCGGTGACCGAACGGCTGGGCACGCCGGCCGCGGTGCAGCGTTACCGGGTCGAGGAGCTCGCCCTCGGCCGACGAATCTCCTACGACGTCGCGGCGAACTGGAAACTGATCGTCGAGAACTTCATGGAGTGCTATCACTGCGCCACGATCCACCCCGAGCTGACCGAGGTCCTCCCCGAGTTCGCGGAAGGGTACGCGGCCCAGTACTACGTGGGGCACGGCGCCGAGTTCGCCGCCGAGGCCCGAGGGTTCACCGTGGACGGTCGACCGGGATTCGACAGCCTGCCGGATATCGCCCCGGATCAGGATCGCCGCTACTACGCCGCGACCATTCGGCCGCAGGTATTTCTCAATCTGGTCCCCGACCACGTGATTCTGCATCGGATGTATCCGCTGTCCGCCGACCGGACCCTGGTGGAATGCGATTGGCTCTATTCGACCGAGGTGGTCGAATCCGGTGCGGACGTCTCGGCATCCGTCGAATTGTTCGATCGGGTCAATCGACAGGATTTCGAAGCCTGTGAGCGTTGCCAACCGGCAATGGCCTCCCGCGCCTATGCCCGAGGCGGTGTCCTGGTTCCGGTCGAACACCACATCGCCGAGTTCCATCACTGGCTGACAACCCGATTGGGCTCCGATGCCTGCTGA
- a CDS encoding GcvT family protein, whose translation MTAPPRVVVIGAGIVGCALADELTERGWTDVTVLEQGPLFATGGSSSHAPGLVFQTNSSRTLIDFAAYTVAKYRGLTARSGAGTVVEPCFRSVGGLEVAGSPQRWADLHRRHGWATAWGIETNLVSAAEAARLHPLLDADRILGGLHIPSDGLANPVGAAQAQAERAIERGARFLPHHRVIAIDRAGGRVSAVRTPDARFRADIVVCCAGMWGPLLGELVDLPIPLTPMAHQYAWSTPLSALRGAPADGHDAALPILRHQDADLYFRTHGDRLGIGAYGHRPMPIDPKSLAGQPVPADETAERPAFDTMPSVLEFTAPDFEDSWSAAAQLLPALTEAKVDEGINGLFSFTPDGMPLLGEHPELEGCWIAEAVWITHSAGVARAMAEWLIDGQAKVDLHGCDLNRFEPVQRTPGYVRTRSVRSFAEVYDVIHPHQQVEEPRPLRTSPFYERQERLGALFTEARGWERPQWYTSNEQLPELDEVPSPGEWAARHHSPIVGAEARRARRTVALFDMTSLTRLEVTGPGAADFLQTMTSNNVIRDRGSITYTLLLGDDGGIRSDLTVARLGAERFQLGANGPLDLDWLRRHLPGDGSVQIRDITSGTCSLGLWGPAARDVLGALTEDDVSHRGLRYYRAREICVGNVPVTAMRLSYVGELGWELYTTADLGRLLWDTLWEAGAEHGMIAAGRGAFDSMRLEKGYRSWGTDMTGEHGPAEAGLDFAVRLNKGYFVGRDALAARGDRPPARRLTALVSADPTAVVVGAEPVLVAGRPAGYVTSAGYGHTIDRCIAYAWLPAEHAVPGRPVEIQYFGDRLPYEVAADPLFDPEGARMRR comes from the coding sequence GTGACCGCACCCCCGAGAGTGGTCGTCATCGGCGCTGGCATCGTGGGCTGTGCCCTGGCAGACGAGCTCACCGAGCGCGGCTGGACCGATGTCACGGTGCTGGAGCAGGGCCCACTGTTCGCCACGGGCGGCTCCAGTTCCCATGCGCCCGGCCTGGTCTTCCAGACCAACAGCAGTCGCACCCTGATCGACTTCGCCGCGTACACCGTCGCGAAATACCGTGGCCTGACCGCGAGATCCGGCGCGGGCACCGTCGTCGAGCCCTGCTTCCGATCCGTCGGCGGTCTGGAGGTCGCGGGCTCGCCGCAGCGGTGGGCCGACCTGCACCGCCGACATGGCTGGGCCACCGCCTGGGGCATCGAGACCAACCTGGTCTCGGCCGCCGAGGCCGCGCGCCTGCATCCCCTGCTCGACGCCGACCGAATCCTCGGTGGACTGCACATCCCCTCCGACGGCCTCGCCAACCCGGTCGGCGCCGCCCAAGCCCAGGCCGAACGCGCCATCGAACGCGGCGCCCGCTTCCTGCCACACCACCGGGTGATCGCCATCGACCGCGCGGGCGGCCGAGTGAGCGCGGTGCGCACCCCCGATGCCCGGTTCCGGGCCGACATCGTCGTGTGCTGCGCGGGAATGTGGGGCCCGCTGCTCGGCGAGCTGGTCGACCTCCCCATCCCACTGACGCCGATGGCCCACCAATACGCCTGGTCGACCCCGCTGTCCGCCCTGCGCGGGGCACCCGCCGACGGACACGACGCGGCGCTGCCCATCCTGCGGCATCAGGATGCCGACCTCTATTTCCGCACTCACGGCGACCGACTGGGCATCGGCGCCTACGGCCACCGGCCGATGCCCATCGACCCGAAGAGCCTGGCAGGTCAGCCAGTGCCCGCCGATGAGACGGCCGAGCGACCCGCCTTCGACACCATGCCCTCGGTCCTGGAGTTCACCGCCCCGGACTTCGAGGACTCGTGGTCGGCCGCCGCCCAGCTGTTGCCCGCGCTGACCGAGGCGAAGGTCGACGAGGGCATCAACGGCCTGTTCTCCTTCACCCCCGACGGGATGCCGCTCCTCGGCGAGCACCCCGAACTGGAGGGCTGCTGGATCGCCGAGGCCGTGTGGATCACGCATTCCGCGGGCGTCGCCCGGGCGATGGCCGAGTGGCTGATCGACGGGCAGGCGAAGGTGGACCTGCACGGCTGCGACCTCAACCGTTTCGAACCGGTGCAGCGAACCCCCGGTTACGTCCGCACTCGCAGCGTCCGAAGCTTCGCCGAGGTCTACGACGTCATCCACCCACACCAGCAGGTCGAGGAACCGCGCCCGTTGCGCACGAGCCCGTTCTACGAGCGGCAGGAACGACTGGGCGCGCTGTTCACCGAGGCCAGAGGGTGGGAACGACCCCAGTGGTACACCTCCAACGAGCAGCTCCCGGAGCTCGACGAGGTGCCGTCACCGGGGGAGTGGGCCGCCCGACACCATTCGCCGATCGTCGGGGCGGAGGCCCGGCGGGCCCGCCGCACGGTCGCCCTGTTCGACATGACCTCGCTCACCCGTCTCGAGGTGACCGGCCCCGGGGCCGCCGACTTCCTGCAGACCATGACGAGCAACAACGTGATCCGCGACCGTGGTTCGATCACCTACACCCTGCTACTCGGCGACGACGGCGGAATCCGTAGCGACCTGACGGTGGCGCGGCTCGGCGCCGAACGATTCCAGCTCGGCGCGAACGGTCCCCTGGACCTCGACTGGTTGCGCAGACATCTGCCCGGCGACGGATCGGTCCAAATCCGCGACATCACCTCCGGCACCTGCAGCCTGGGTCTGTGGGGACCCGCCGCCCGGGACGTGCTCGGCGCCCTCACCGAGGACGACGTGTCCCACCGGGGACTGCGCTACTACCGGGCCAGGGAGATCTGCGTCGGCAACGTGCCGGTCACCGCCATGCGACTGTCCTATGTCGGCGAACTGGGTTGGGAGCTCTACACCACCGCCGACCTGGGACGACTGCTCTGGGACACCCTCTGGGAGGCGGGTGCCGAACACGGCATGATCGCGGCCGGGCGCGGCGCCTTCGACAGCATGCGGCTGGAGAAGGGCTACCGCAGCTGGGGCACCGACATGACCGGCGAACACGGCCCCGCCGAGGCGGGCCTGGATTTCGCGGTGCGGCTGAACAAGGGCTACTTCGTCGGACGAGACGCCCTCGCGGCCCGAGGCGACCGGCCGCCCGCCCGCCGACTCACCGCGCTGGTCTCGGCCGATCCGACCGCCGTGGTCGTGGGCGCCGAACCGGTGTTGGTCGCGGGCCGTCCGGCCGGCTACGTCACCAGCGCGGGCTACGGCCACACCATCGACCGATGCATCGCCTATGCATGGCTGCCCGCCGAGCATGCCGTGCCCGGCAGGCCGGTGGAGATCCAGTACTTCGGTGACCGGTTGCCCTACGAGGTCGCCGCCGATCCGCTGTTCGACCCCGAGGGCGCCCGCATGCGCCGCTGA
- a CDS encoding IclR family transcriptional regulator translates to MGDDATVIGRGRESARTGGNVVQSVDRAISVLELLAKNGESGITEIAGELGVHKSTASRLLTVLEQRGLVEQLGQRGKYVIGFGIVRLAGAATGRMDLAQLGQTVCQSLAEQLGETVNVAVPDSGVAINISQVRGAASVTTHNWVGQRTPLHATSSGKVLLAHLPDRQREELLREELESYTPRTVTDIADLRTELDQVLRDGYTACFEELELGLNALAAPVRGADGVVLAAISASGPSYRLSRRRIRQVAPQLIAAAEELSGRLGYLGD, encoded by the coding sequence ATGGGCGATGACGCGACGGTGATCGGACGGGGCAGGGAATCGGCCAGGACCGGTGGCAACGTGGTGCAATCGGTGGACCGGGCCATCAGCGTGCTCGAATTACTCGCCAAGAACGGGGAATCCGGGATCACCGAGATCGCCGGAGAACTCGGCGTCCACAAGTCCACGGCCTCGCGGCTGCTCACCGTGCTGGAACAACGCGGCCTCGTCGAACAACTCGGCCAACGCGGCAAGTATGTGATCGGCTTCGGCATCGTCCGGTTGGCAGGCGCGGCCACCGGCCGGATGGACCTCGCCCAGCTCGGCCAGACGGTCTGCCAGTCCTTGGCGGAACAACTCGGCGAGACGGTCAACGTCGCGGTCCCGGACAGCGGGGTGGCCATCAACATCAGCCAGGTACGCGGCGCAGCGTCGGTGACCACCCACAACTGGGTCGGCCAACGCACCCCGCTGCACGCGACCTCCAGTGGGAAGGTCCTGCTCGCGCACCTTCCGGACCGACAACGCGAGGAGCTGCTGCGCGAGGAGTTGGAGAGCTACACGCCGCGCACCGTCACCGACATCGCCGACCTGCGCACCGAACTCGACCAGGTGCTCCGGGACGGGTACACGGCCTGTTTCGAGGAATTGGAGCTCGGGCTCAACGCGTTGGCGGCCCCGGTCCGGGGAGCCGATGGTGTGGTGCTCGCCGCGATCAGCGCCTCCGGCCCGTCCTATCGGCTGTCGCGGCGCCGAATCCGCCAGGTGGCGCCGCAACTCATCGCCGCCGCCGAGGAACTGTCCGGCCGCCTCGGCTATCTCGGCGACTAG
- a CDS encoding bifunctional 3-phenylpropionate/cinnamic acid dioxygenase ferredoxin subunit, with amino-acid sequence MIPVCSLAEIPPGESVRVLAPHPVAIFNVDGDLYAIDDTCTHQDASLSDGWVEGCLVECPLHAAMFDLRTGIPTGLPARRPVRTWAVVLVDDVVHLDAARVGAEVREHAA; translated from the coding sequence CTGATCCCCGTCTGCTCACTGGCCGAGATCCCGCCAGGGGAATCGGTCCGAGTCCTGGCCCCGCACCCCGTCGCGATCTTCAATGTCGACGGCGACCTCTACGCCATCGACGACACCTGCACCCATCAGGACGCCTCGCTGTCCGACGGTTGGGTGGAGGGCTGCCTGGTCGAGTGTCCACTGCACGCGGCCATGTTCGACCTACGCACCGGGATTCCGACCGGCCTGCCCGCACGGCGACCGGTCCGGACCTGGGCGGTCGTACTCGTCGACGACGTCGTCCATCTGGACGCCGCCCGAGTCGGCGCCGAGGTGCGGGAGCACGCCGCATGA